The following proteins come from a genomic window of Sorghum bicolor cultivar BTx623 chromosome 3, Sorghum_bicolor_NCBIv3, whole genome shotgun sequence:
- the LOC8078474 gene encoding ABC transporter C family member 3, protein MPVSTAATPYAAPAMAATPAGEGPLFYFFFPLEPLVLHGVDAAVHVLLALAVAGRFLFRHCGLSVAKDGEEARGGGPRGGGRFRCHGVAACATWALAAAEVLLAAYSCYLGATSGSGLSRDAVVGLVDAAARAVAWLLLAAYLQFDFGRRREERFPASLRLWWAFFLLLSLVTVADHVATSLDGFLVPALSWVFDAVSVAAAVVLLCAGFVGRREGGGSAAEEPLLNGAHETADGNGRSDAEASKFTGAGFFSVLTFSWMGPLLAVGHKKTLGLDDVPELDPGDSVSSLLPTFKANLEALAGGVSGSGRKAVTALKLTKALLRTVWWHVAVTAFYALVYNVSTYVGPYLIDSLVQYLNGDERYASKGQLLVLAFIVAKVFECLSQRHWFFRLQQAGIRARSTLVAVVYQKGLALSSQSRQSRTSGEMINIISVDADRVGIFSWYMHDLWLVPLQVGMALFILYSTLGLASLAALGATVVVMLANVPPGQMQEKFQQKLMDCKDVRMKATSEILRNMRILKLQGWEMKFLSKIIELRKTETNWLKKYLYTTTLVTFVFWGAPTFVAVVTFGACMLMGIPLESGKVLSALATFRVLQEPIYNLPDTISMVIQTKVSLDRIASFLCLEELPTDSVQRLPNGSSDVAIEVTNGCFSWDASPELPTLKDLNFQAQRGMRVAVCGTVGSGKSSLLSCILGEIPKLSGEVKICGMTAYVSQSAWIQSGKIQENILFGKEMDKDKYERVLESCSLKKDLEILPFGDQTVIGERGINLSGGQKQRIQIARALYQEADIYLFDDPFSAVDAHTGSHLFKECLLGALSSKTVVYVTHQIEFLPAADLILVMKDGKIAQAGKYNEILGSGEEFMELVGAHRDALAELDTIDAANRSSEGSPSSGTAKLIRSLSSAEKKDKQDEGNNQSGQLVQEEEREKGRVGFWVYWKYLTLAYKGALVPLVLLAQLLFQVLQIGSNYWMAWAAPVSKDVEPPVSMSTLIYVYIALAVGSSFCVLLRALFLVTASYKTATLLFDKMHMSIFRAPMSFFDSTPSGRILNRASTDQSEVDTNIAPQMGSVAFAVIQLVGIIAVMSQVAWQVFVVFIPVVATCFWYQRYYIDTARELQRLVGVCKAPIIQHFAESITGSTTIRSFGKENQFVSANSHLMDAYSRPKFYNAGAMEWLCFRLDVLSSLTFAFSLIFLINLPPGFIDPGIAGLAVTYGLNLNMLQAWVVWSMCNLENKIISVERILQYISIPAEPPLSMSEDKLALAHNWPSEGEIQLHDLHVKYAPQLPFVLKGLTVTFPGGLKTGIVGRTGSGKSTLIQALFRIVDPTIGQILIDGVDICTIGLHDLRSRLSIIPQEPTMFEGTVRSNLDPLGEYTDSQIWEALDCCQLGDEVRRKEHKLDSPVIENGENWSVGQRQLVCLGRVILKRSKILVLDEATASVDTATDNLIQKTLRQQFSEATVITIAHRITSVLDSDMVLLLDNGVAVERDTPAKLLEDKSSLFSKLVAEYTMRSTHT, encoded by the exons ATGCCCGTGTCCACTGCCGCGACGCCTTACGCGGCGCCCGCGATGGCGGCGACGCCGGCGGGCGAAGGCCCCCTCTTCTACTTCTTCTTCCCCTTGGAGCCGCTCGTCCTCCACGGCGTGGACGCTGCGGTCCACGTCCTCCTCGCGCTTGCCGTCGCGGGGCGGTTTCTGTTCCGCCACTGCGGCCTCTCCGTCGCCAAGGACGGGGAGGAGGCGCGTGGAGGCGGCCCCCGCGGTGGAGGCCGGTTCCGGTGCCACGGTGTCGCGGCCTGTGCCACGTGGGCCCTGGCGGCGGCCGAGGTCCTGCTCGCGGCCTACTCGTGCTACCTGGGCGCCACCTCCGGCTCCGGGTTGTCGCGTGACGCGGTGGTGGGTCTCGTGGACGCGGCCGCGCGCGCGGTGGCGTGGCTGCTGCTCGCCGCGTACCTGCAGTTCGACTTCGGGCGGCGGCGCGAGGAGCGGTTCCCGGCGTCGCTCAGGCTCTGGTGGGCGTTCTTCCTCCTGCTCTCCCTCGTGACCGTGGCTGACCACGTGGCGACGAGCCTCGATGGGTTCCTGGTGCCCGCGCTCTCGTGGGTGTTCGACGCCGTCTCGGTTGCTGCTGCCGTGGTCCTGCTCTGCGCTGGGTTCGTAGGCAGGAGGGAGGGAGGCGGCTCTGCTGCCGAGGAGCCTCTGCTCAACGGTGCTCATGAGACGGCGGACGGTAACGGCCGCAGCGATGCCGAGGCGTCCAAGTTCACCGGCGCTGGCTTCTTCAGCGTGCTCACCTTCTCGTGGATGGGGCCTCTTCTCGCCGTCGGCCACAAGAAGACCCTCGGCCTGGACGACGTCCCTGAGCTCGACCCCGGGGACAGTGTCTCCAGCTTGCTCCCGACGTTCAAGGCCAACCTCGAGGCGCTGGCCGGCGGCGTCTCCGGCTCCGGCCGGAAGGCCGTCACGGCGTTGAAGCTCACTAAGGCCCTGTTGCGCACCGTGTGGTGGCACGTCGCGGTGACCGCGTTCTACGCGCTGGTCTACAACGTCTCCACCTACGTCGGCCCGTACCTCATCGACTCCCTGGTGCAGTACCTCAACGGCGACGAGAGGTACGCGAGCAAGGGGCAGCTCCTTGTCCTCGCGTTCATTGTCGCCAAGGTATTCGAGTGCCTGTCGCAGCGCCACTGGTTCTTCCGGCTGCAGCAGGCGGGGATACGCGCGCGTTCCACGCTTGTTGCCGTCGTGTACCAGAAGGGCCTCGCGCTGTCAAGTCAGTCCAGGCAGAGCCGCACGAGCGGCGAGATGATCAACATCATCAGCGTCGACGCCGACCGCGTCGGGATCTTCTCATGGTACATGCACGACCTCTGGCTGGTACCGTTGCAAGTCGGCATGGCGCTGTTCATTCTGTACTCCACCCTCGGGCTCGCTTCCCTCGCCGCACTTGGCGCCACCGTGGTCGTCATGCTTGCCAATGTGCCTCCTGGGCAAATGCAGGAGAAGTTCCAGCAGAAGCTCATGGACTGCAAGGATGTCAGGATGAAGGCAACGTCCGAGATCCTGCGCAACATGCGGATTCTGAAGCTGCAGGGGTGGGAGATGAAGTTCTTGTCCAAGATCATTGAGCTGAGGAAGACAGAGACAAATTGGCTGAAGAAATACCTCTACACAACGACTTTGGTTACCTTTGTGTTCTGGGGGGCCCCGACTTTCGTTGCTGTGGTGACCTTTGGGGCGTGCATGCTCATGGGGATTCCATTGGAGTCAGGGAAAGTGCTTTCTGCTTTGGCCACGTTCCGCGTGCTGCAGGAGCCAATATACAACCTTCCTGACACGATTTCGATGGTGATCCAGACCAAGGTGTCTCTTGACAGGATAGCATCCTTCCTATGTCTTGAGGAATTGCCGACTGATTCTGTACAGAGGCTGCCAAATGGTAGTTCAGATGTTGCAATTGAGGTCACCAACGGGTGCTTCTCCTGGGATGCCTCACCGGAATTGCCAACGCTGAAGGACCTGAACTTCCAAGCTCAGCGAGGCATGCGTGTTGCAGTTTGTGGGACAGTGGGCTCTGGTAAATCGAGCTTGCTATCTTGCATTCTTGGTGAGATCCCAAAGTTATCAGGAGAGGTTAAGATTTGCGGGATGACGGCTTATGTCAGCCAGTCAGCATGGATACAGAGTGGCAAAATTCAGGAGAACATATTGTTTGGCAAGGAGATGGACAAGGACAAATATGAAAGAGTCCTTGAGTCGTGTTCACTGAAGAAAGACTTAGAGATATTGCCATTCGGTGACCAAACTGTCATTGGAGAGCGAGGGATCAACCTGAGTGGTGGACAGAAACAAAGGATTCAGATAGCCCGTGCTTTGTATCAGGAAGCAGACATCTATTTGTTCGATGACCCATTCAGTGCTGTTGATGCTCATACAGGATCCCACCTTTTCAAG GAATGCTTGCTCGGGGCTTTGTCTTCAAAAACAGTAGTTTATGTTACTCATCAGATTGAATTCCTACCAGCAGCTGACCTTATTTTG GTGATGAAAGATGGCAAAATAGCACAAGCAGGAAAATACAATGAAATACTTGGTTCAGGAGAAGAGTTCATGGAGCTAGTTGGTGCACACAGGGATGCACTCGCAGAATTGGACACAATCGATGCTGCAAACAGAAGCAGCGAGGGATCCCCTTCCAGTGGCACAGCAAAATTGATCAGATCTCTATCATCAGCTGAGAAGAAAGATAAACAGGACGAAGGGAACAATCAGAGTGGACAGCTGGTgcaggaagaagaaagagagaaaGGCAGGGTTGGGTTTTGGGTCTACTGGAAGTATCTCACCTTAGCTTATAAGGGTGCACTTGTACCGTTAGTGTTGCTTGCACAGCTACTTTTCCAAGTCCTACAAATTGGGAGCAATTACTGGATGGCTTGGGCTGCTCCCGTTTCAAAGGACGTTGAGCCTCCAGTGAGCATGTCAACACTGATATATGTCTATATTGCATTGGCTGTTGGAAGCTCGTTCTGCGTCCTCCTAAGAGCGTTGTTTCTTGTAACAGCCTCATACAAGACAGCGACTCTATTATTCGACAAGATGCACATGTCCATATTTAGAGCTCCTATGTCTTTCTTTGATTCCACTCCGAGTGGGCGCATCTTGAACAGA GCTTCCACTGATCAAAGCGAAGTGGACACCAACATTGCACCCCAGATGGGCTCTGTTGCATTTGCTGTCATACAACTTGTTGGAATCATTGCAGTGATGTCTCAGGTTGCATGGCAGGTGTTTGTTGTTTTCATTCCTGTAGTTGCTACCTGTTTCTGGTATCAG CGATACTACATTGATACAGCCAGGGAGCTGCAAAGGCTAGTAGGTGTTTGCAAAGCTCCAATCATACAGCATTTTGCAGAATCAATAACAGGATCAACTACCATCAGAAGTTTTGGCAAGGAAAATCAGTTTGTATCAGCAAATAGCCATCTAATGGATGCCTACTCCAGACCGAAGTTCTACAATGCTGGAGCGATGGAATGGCTTTGCTTTCGCCTGGATGTGCTGTCATCTCTTACATTTGCATTCTCTTTGATATTCTTGATCAATCTGCCCCCGGGTTTCATCGATCCAG GGATTGCTGGTCTTGCAGTCACATATGGGCTTAACCTGAACATGCTGCAAGCATGGGTTGTCTGGAGCATGTGCAATTTGGAGAACAAGATTATATCAGTAGAGAGAATCCTGCAATATATAAGCATTCCTGCAGAGCCCCCTCTTTCCATGTCAGAAGATAAGCTAGCTCTGGCTCATAACTGGCCATCCGAAGGAGAAATTCAACTCCACGATCTCCAT GTGAAATACGCCCCGCAGCTGCCATTTGTTCTGAAGGGACTTACAGTCACCTTCCCTGGAGGCCTGAAGACTGGTATTGTTGGAAGAACAGGAAGCGGAAAATCAACCCTTATACAGGCTCTTTTCCGTATCGTGGACCCAACTATTGGCCAAATACTAATAGATGGCGTCGACATTTGCACCATTGGTCTGCACGATCTGAGGTCTAGACTGAGCATCATTCCACAAGAGCCAACCATGTTCGAGGGTACCGTAAGAAGTAACCTTGACCCTCTTGGGGAGTACACAGACAGTCAAATCTGGGAG GCCTTGGATTGCTGCCAGTTAGGTGACGAGGTCAGGAGGAAGGAGCACAAGCTTGACTCACCAG TGATAGAGAACGGCGAGAACTGGAGCGTGGGTCAGCGTCAGCTTGTATGCCTAGGTAGGGTAATCCTGAAGCGGAGCAAGATCCTCGTCCTG